Proteins found in one Nitratiruptor sp. SB155-2 genomic segment:
- a CDS encoding tRNA1(Val) (adenine(37)-N6)-methyltransferase: MVIYQPNEGYCYNSDTIFLYDFIRNFEIKGEVLDVGTGSGILALLIKRDYPKASVNAIEIQERFVKMANINADANKKDINIYFGNFLHMVFEKRFDWIVSNPPFYHTEVLRSKNEMIDTARYAGHLPLDKFLKKANSLLKPRGSVLFCYDAKQIQSIMTLLHFYKFTIETMKFIHPKREKNASLVILQARKSSKSLCNILPPLIVFGEDGKYTQETNNIFKKVGVHSIKCDLL, from the coding sequence ATGGTTATTTATCAGCCCAATGAGGGATACTGTTACAATAGCGATACGATTTTTCTATATGATTTTATCCGTAATTTTGAAATTAAAGGAGAAGTGCTCGATGTAGGTACCGGATCAGGAATCCTGGCACTGCTTATTAAACGAGACTATCCAAAAGCAAGTGTCAATGCCATAGAAATACAAGAGCGTTTTGTCAAGATGGCAAATATCAATGCAGATGCAAACAAAAAGGATATCAATATCTATTTCGGCAATTTTTTGCATATGGTTTTTGAGAAGCGATTTGATTGGATCGTATCCAATCCTCCTTTTTATCATACCGAGGTTCTTAGAAGCAAAAACGAAATGATCGATACCGCCCGGTATGCTGGCCATCTTCCTTTGGACAAATTTTTGAAAAAAGCCAATTCCTTGCTCAAACCACGAGGATCGGTTCTATTTTGCTATGATGCGAAGCAGATACAATCCATCATGACACTGCTTCATTTTTACAAATTTACGATTGAGACAATGAAATTTATTCATCCAAAGAGGGAGAAAAACGCATCACTTGTCATATTGCAGGCGAGGAAAAGTTCGAAATCGCTGTGCAATATCCTTCCACCCCTTATCGTTTTTGGAGAGGATGGGAAATATACGCAAGAGACAAATAACATTTTTAAAAAAGTAGGAGTACACAGTATAAAATGCGATCTATTGTAG
- the rsmD gene encoding 16S rRNA (guanine(966)-N(2))-methyltransferase RsmD yields MKKELSTRIIGGKYKGKKLLLPQKEVTRSSKNILREALFNILQFDIVDKNFVEVFGGSGSVGLEALSRGAKRVYFIEKNRDSYKVLKKNVHNCDESSCSVRYGDAFELLWDVIEELKRNKEKAYFYFDPPFSIREGYEDIYDEVAQTIKKIPKEVVESIIIEHMSTHDFGNSLGKYEKEKTKKYGKSSLSFYQ; encoded by the coding sequence ATGAAAAAAGAGCTTTCAACACGTATCATTGGCGGAAAATATAAAGGAAAAAAGCTTCTTCTACCCCAAAAAGAGGTAACGAGAAGTTCCAAAAACATTTTACGCGAAGCGCTGTTTAATATTTTGCAATTTGATATTGTCGACAAAAATTTTGTAGAAGTATTTGGTGGAAGTGGCAGTGTCGGTTTGGAAGCGTTGAGCCGTGGAGCAAAAAGGGTCTATTTCATAGAAAAGAACAGAGATTCATATAAAGTTTTGAAAAAAAATGTACATAACTGTGATGAGTCTTCATGTTCGGTTCGATATGGCGATGCATTTGAACTGCTTTGGGATGTCATTGAGGAGTTAAAGAGAAACAAAGAGAAAGCCTATTTTTATTTCGATCCCCCATTCAGTATCCGTGAAGGATATGAGGATATTTATGACGAAGTTGCCCAAACCATTAAAAAGATTCCTAAAGAGGTTGTAGAATCTATCATCATCGAGCATATGAGCACTCACGATTTTGGGAACTCTCTTGGAAAGTATGAGAAAGAAAAAACAAAAAAATATGGAAAGAGTTCATTAAGTTTTTATCAATGA
- the kdsB gene encoding 3-deoxy-manno-octulosonate cytidylyltransferase: protein MIIIPARLASTRFPRKVLHPINGIPMIIHTAQRASQVDEVVIATDSEEVMKIAKQYGFDAVLTSKTHESGTDRVNEAATLLGLDAKEIIINVQADEPLIEPQVIKKVKELTIKHTKSCEIMLCSAYKKISFDATNDPNSVKVVLDASDKALYFSRSQIPYPRSDVKTINIHLGIYGYTKEMLQKFCTLPTAPLEQIEKLEQLRALYHGYRIAMVEVTSQSIGIDTPEDLKKINASFFE, encoded by the coding sequence ATGATTATCATTCCGGCAAGACTTGCTTCAACAAGATTTCCTCGCAAAGTCCTCCACCCTATCAATGGCATACCTATGATTATTCATACAGCACAGCGTGCTTCGCAAGTGGATGAAGTTGTTATAGCAACAGACAGTGAAGAGGTTATGAAAATTGCCAAGCAGTATGGGTTTGATGCTGTTTTGACAAGTAAGACGCATGAGAGTGGAACCGATAGGGTCAATGAAGCGGCAACTCTTTTAGGCCTTGATGCAAAAGAGATCATCATAAACGTCCAAGCAGATGAGCCTTTGATTGAACCGCAAGTTATTAAAAAAGTGAAAGAACTTACTATAAAACATACAAAATCATGCGAAATTATGCTTTGCAGTGCGTATAAAAAAATATCTTTCGATGCAACCAATGATCCCAACAGTGTCAAAGTGGTTCTTGATGCAAGCGATAAAGCACTCTATTTTTCAAGAAGCCAAATTCCTTATCCGCGAAGCGATGTCAAAACCATAAATATTCATCTTGGAATCTATGGATATACAAAAGAGATGCTGCAAAAATTTTGTACCCTACCCACTGCTCCATTGGAACAGATTGAAAAACTGGAACAACTCAGAGCATTGTATCACGGATACCGCATAGCTATGGTTGAGGTAACTTCGCAAAGTATCGGTATCGATACGCCAGAAGATCTCAAAAAGATCAACGCATCTTTTTTCGAATAA
- a CDS encoding tetratricopeptide repeat protein — MYEKLYKMTGSRLFLIKTIENYYRAKQFDKALQYARKGLKLYPKEPRFYELAAVLYIQKKDLIQAEKYVKEAIKLKKSPQNYELLASIYLTQKRYELALKYYKSAYALKPSATTLSTMAYIMYFYLGKKREAIAYLETHMRIYGCSKQVCHSLASFYSLQNNIDGMISVYKRLYETYKNPQYAKKVIEFLVYQNRIDEAIVWAKKTEMKKVLLDLYRMKKEYKKAYRLANKLFQETKNHKYLADAAIFEYESANEKNIKLLEDVAQKMEKALKYVKDPVYYNFLGYLYIDHDLNIKRGIELVQKALESDPNSPYFLDSLAWGYYKIGKCKDALEIMKKVYYDFGLKEPEVEYHLKTIQKCVKGKRP; from the coding sequence ATGTACGAAAAGCTTTACAAGATGACTGGATCTAGGCTTTTTTTAATCAAAACAATTGAAAACTATTATCGTGCCAAACAATTCGACAAAGCATTACAATATGCACGAAAAGGGTTGAAATTATATCCGAAAGAGCCCAGGTTCTACGAACTGGCAGCTGTATTGTACATACAAAAAAAAGATCTAATACAAGCAGAAAAATATGTGAAAGAGGCGATAAAGCTCAAAAAAAGCCCACAAAACTATGAGTTGTTGGCATCTATCTATTTGACACAAAAACGATATGAACTTGCTTTAAAATATTATAAAAGCGCTTATGCGCTTAAGCCATCTGCAACAACGCTTTCAACTATGGCATATATAATGTATTTTTACCTAGGAAAAAAGAGGGAAGCGATTGCCTACCTTGAGACGCACATGCGTATTTACGGATGTAGCAAACAGGTTTGTCACTCTCTTGCATCTTTTTACAGTCTTCAAAATAACATCGATGGAATGATTTCTGTTTATAAACGGCTCTATGAAACATACAAAAACCCTCAATATGCCAAAAAAGTAATAGAGTTTCTTGTCTATCAAAACAGAATTGATGAAGCGATTGTATGGGCAAAAAAAACAGAAATGAAAAAAGTACTTTTAGATTTGTATAGAATGAAAAAAGAGTACAAAAAAGCGTATCGGCTGGCAAATAAACTTTTTCAAGAAACAAAAAACCATAAATATCTTGCAGATGCTGCAATTTTCGAATACGAAAGCGCCAATGAAAAAAATATCAAACTTCTTGAAGATGTGGCACAAAAAATGGAGAAAGCTTTGAAATATGTCAAAGATCCGGTCTATTACAACTTTTTGGGGTATCTCTACATTGATCATGATCTCAACATAAAAAGAGGTATAGAACTTGTCCAAAAGGCTTTGGAGTCTGATCCGAATTCTCCATATTTTCTAGACTCTTTGGCTTGGGGGTATTATAAGATCGGAAAGTGCAAGGATGCCTTGGAAATTATGAAAAAAGTCTATTATGATTTTGGTTTAAAAGAGCCTGAGGTAGAATATCATCTCAAAACTATCCAAAAATGTGTAAAAGGAAAGAGACCTTGA
- the dksA gene encoding RNA polymerase-binding protein DksA: MDIKYFKMLLLERKEQIIKNIKVASDDIEDLKNIEINDEGDYAALCTDNLIEQAIQEQQQKELEEIEYALKKIENGEYGICEMCGENIKPLRLKIKPYAKYCITCREIVEKEPN, encoded by the coding sequence ATGGATATAAAATATTTTAAAATGTTACTTTTGGAGCGCAAAGAGCAGATCATCAAAAATATAAAGGTCGCTTCAGACGATATCGAAGATCTGAAAAACATAGAGATTAATGATGAGGGAGATTATGCAGCTTTGTGTACCGATAATCTCATCGAGCAGGCGATTCAAGAGCAGCAGCAAAAAGAGCTAGAAGAGATTGAGTATGCATTGAAAAAGATCGAAAATGGCGAATATGGTATTTGTGAAATGTGTGGAGAAAACATTAAGCCTCTCCGTCTCAAAATAAAACCTTATGCGAAATATTGCATCACATGTAGAGAGATTGTTGAGAAAGAGCCAAATTGA
- the hslU gene encoding HslU--HslV peptidase ATPase subunit, with protein sequence MDLTPKEIVSYLDEYIIGQKEAKKVIAIALRNRYRRMQLPKEMQDEITPKNILMIGSTGVGKTEIARRLAKSLDLPFVKVEASKYTEVGFVGRDVESMVRDLVANALVLVKEIHKERHAKDIEEYVTKKILEKLLPPLPKMASEEKKREYQKSYEKMKERLEKGELDNLKIEIELPKHSVSLEDTNLPPELAHAQESIAKIFTLGLNKEKIKKEVSVKEAKELLKNEASEALLDMEQIKQEALKKAQEEGIIFIDEIDKVAVSSSSQGRQDPSKEGVQRDLLPIVEGSTVSTKWGPIKTDHILFIAAGAFHLSKPCDLIPELQGRFPLRVELDSLDEEALYKILTMTKNSLIKQYQALLAVEGVKLEFNDDALRAIAKYAHSANQKIEDIGARRLHTVIENLLEEISFEADEHKGETITIDKAYVDEKLGEVVANEDLAKYIL encoded by the coding sequence ATGGACTTAACACCAAAAGAGATAGTTTCCTATCTTGATGAATATATCATAGGACAAAAAGAAGCAAAAAAAGTTATCGCTATTGCTCTTAGAAACCGATACCGACGGATGCAGCTCCCAAAAGAGATGCAAGATGAAATTACTCCAAAAAATATCTTAATGATTGGAAGCACCGGAGTTGGTAAAACTGAAATTGCTAGACGCCTTGCAAAAAGTCTTGATCTTCCATTTGTCAAAGTCGAAGCGAGCAAATATACAGAAGTCGGCTTTGTGGGACGTGATGTGGAATCGATGGTACGAGACCTTGTAGCAAACGCTCTTGTTTTAGTCAAAGAGATTCATAAAGAGAGACATGCCAAAGATATCGAAGAGTATGTAACGAAAAAGATTTTGGAAAAACTCTTGCCTCCTCTTCCCAAGATGGCGAGCGAAGAGAAAAAGAGAGAATACCAAAAAAGCTATGAAAAGATGAAAGAGCGTCTGGAAAAAGGGGAACTGGACAATCTCAAAATTGAAATAGAACTTCCAAAACACTCCGTAAGCCTAGAAGATACAAACTTACCACCTGAACTGGCCCACGCACAAGAGTCCATTGCAAAAATTTTTACATTGGGTCTCAATAAAGAAAAAATAAAAAAAGAGGTGAGTGTCAAAGAGGCGAAAGAGTTACTGAAAAATGAAGCGAGTGAAGCACTGCTCGATATGGAGCAGATCAAACAGGAAGCACTCAAAAAGGCCCAAGAAGAGGGAATAATCTTTATCGATGAAATTGACAAAGTCGCTGTATCAAGCTCCTCGCAGGGAAGACAAGATCCAAGCAAAGAGGGAGTCCAACGAGATCTTTTGCCGATTGTCGAAGGAAGCACTGTCAGTACGAAATGGGGACCAATCAAAACGGACCACATTCTTTTCATTGCTGCTGGGGCGTTTCATCTGAGTAAGCCGTGTGATCTTATTCCGGAGCTGCAAGGCCGTTTTCCACTTCGGGTAGAGCTCGATTCGCTCGATGAAGAGGCACTATACAAAATACTCACAATGACTAAAAACTCTCTTATCAAACAGTATCAAGCCCTTTTGGCTGTCGAAGGCGTCAAACTGGAATTTAACGATGATGCACTTCGAGCTATTGCCAAATATGCCCATAGTGCCAACCAAAAAATAGAAGATATCGGTGCAAGAAGGCTTCATACCGTTATAGAAAACCTTCTTGAAGAGATAAGTTTCGAAGCAGATGAACACAAAGGCGAAACGATTACTATCGACAAAGCGTATGTTGATGAGAAACTTGGCGAAGTAGTCGCAAACGAAGATTTAGCGAAATATATTCTATAA
- a CDS encoding ABC transporter permease: protein MKKLPFFSISILVAIVILIFFGGFVYSADPYLLNKNAILLPPSMDHPFGTDRLGRDLLARVIKGGQNSLIIGVGSAVIASFIGLVAGVSAGYFRGFIDKSFVIIVDLFLTFPTFFLLLALVSYIQASALVLIIVISLTGWMGTARMIRSESFAIAKKPFTKILQIAKVPSYKIILKYFTPLIAPIFFISFTFGVGGAILAESGLSFLGLGVLPPEMSWGSILSEGKEVIDIAWWVSFFPGLMIFLVTLSLINISDYLQKLTNKKETML from the coding sequence ATGAAAAAACTACCATTTTTTAGCATTTCTATACTTGTAGCCATTGTTATCTTGATCTTTTTTGGTGGATTTGTCTATTCTGCAGATCCTTATCTTTTAAATAAAAATGCCATTTTGCTTCCTCCGTCGATGGATCATCCGTTTGGAACCGATAGATTGGGGCGGGATCTGTTGGCAAGGGTCATAAAAGGTGGACAGAACTCTTTAATAATAGGTGTAGGAAGTGCAGTGATCGCTTCGTTTATTGGTCTGGTAGCAGGAGTGAGTGCGGGATATTTTCGAGGTTTTATAGATAAATCTTTTGTGATAATTGTAGATCTTTTCTTAACCTTTCCTACATTTTTTCTTCTCTTGGCACTTGTGAGTTATATCCAGGCTTCTGCGCTTGTTTTAATCATCGTCATCTCTTTGACGGGTTGGATGGGTACGGCAAGGATGATACGAAGCGAGAGTTTTGCCATAGCGAAAAAACCGTTTACAAAAATTTTGCAAATAGCGAAAGTCCCTTCATATAAAATAATATTAAAATATTTTACTCCACTTATTGCACCAATTTTTTTTATCTCTTTTACGTTTGGGGTTGGAGGAGCCATTTTGGCAGAGTCGGGTCTTAGCTTTTTGGGCCTTGGCGTTTTGCCTCCCGAAATGAGTTGGGGATCGATTTTGAGCGAAGGGAAAGAGGTGATTGATATCGCCTGGTGGGTCAGTTTTTTCCCCGGACTCATGATTTTTTTGGTTACATTGAGTCTTATTAATATCAGTGACTATCTACAAAAACTGACCAATAAAAAAGAGACGATGCTATGA
- the rplI gene encoding 50S ribosomal protein L9 has translation MKVLLIKDVKNLGKAGEVKEVKDGYGKNFLIARGFAKLATPDVIEAWKKEQAKKAQEEAAEIEKLKQLKEKIESTKLVIKHKAGANGALFGAITNKEVAEELKKQGIEIDKKHIDIHPPIKQAGEYEIDVKLGHGIHAKLNLVVEAE, from the coding sequence ATGAAAGTATTACTTATCAAAGATGTAAAAAATTTAGGCAAAGCTGGAGAAGTTAAAGAAGTCAAAGATGGATATGGGAAGAATTTTTTAATTGCACGTGGATTTGCCAAATTGGCCACTCCCGATGTGATTGAGGCATGGAAGAAAGAACAAGCGAAAAAAGCCCAAGAAGAGGCAGCTGAGATAGAAAAGCTCAAACAACTTAAAGAAAAAATCGAATCTACAAAACTTGTTATCAAACATAAAGCTGGAGCCAACGGTGCGCTTTTTGGAGCTATTACAAATAAAGAAGTAGCAGAGGAACTGAAAAAACAAGGCATAGAAATCGATAAAAAGCATATCGATATTCATCCACCTATCAAGCAAGCAGGTGAATATGAAATTGATGTTAAGCTTGGACATGGCATCCATGCTAAGTTAAATCTTGTGGTAGAGGCCGAATAA
- the hslV gene encoding ATP-dependent protease subunit HslV gives MFEATTILGYKGDGIAVIGGDGQVTFGNTVLKGNATKIRTLYNGQILAGFAGSTADAFNLFDMFEKILENKKGDLLKSVIEFSKEWRKDRYLRRLEAMMIVLNTKHIFILSGTGDVVEPEDGKIAAIGSGGNFALSAARALDKHANLDAKTLVEESLKIAGELCIYTNTNIKLLTLEE, from the coding sequence ATGTTTGAAGCCACAACGATACTTGGCTATAAAGGTGACGGCATTGCCGTCATCGGCGGCGATGGACAGGTAACTTTCGGAAATACTGTCTTAAAAGGCAATGCCACCAAAATAAGAACACTGTACAATGGACAGATCTTGGCCGGATTTGCAGGAAGCACCGCAGATGCTTTTAATCTTTTTGATATGTTTGAAAAGATTTTGGAAAACAAAAAAGGCGATTTACTCAAAAGCGTTATTGAGTTTTCTAAAGAGTGGCGAAAAGATAGATATTTACGGCGGCTTGAAGCTATGATGATCGTACTTAATACAAAACATATCTTTATCCTAAGCGGCACGGGTGATGTGGTTGAGCCGGAAGATGGCAAGATCGCTGCCATAGGCAGTGGAGGCAATTTTGCACTTTCAGCCGCACGAGCGCTTGACAAACACGCCAATCTTGATGCAAAGACACTCGTAGAAGAGTCTTTAAAAATTGCGGGAGAACTCTGTATCTACACCAATACGAATATTAAACTCTTAACCTTGGAGGAGTAA
- the trpC gene encoding indole-3-glycerol phosphate synthase TrpC, translated as MILDEIIKKTKADLEKRKKEYPLEWLGRSLAYNPFVPRPVEEVLKSTPDDPYKIIAEVKKASPSKGVIREDFDPVAIAKEYEKGGANAISVLTEPHYFQGHIEYLTQIRRYVPMPLLRKDFIIDKYQLVEALVYGADFVLLIAKALSRKELKELLEYTWHLGMEALVEIHDKADLIKAIFAGANIIGINHRNLETFEMDMSLSEKLIPLIPNGKIIVAESGIHSHEQVVELNKLGVDAFLIGEHFMRQDNIAEVVKKIKGLA; from the coding sequence TTGATTTTGGACGAAATTATTAAAAAAACGAAAGCCGATCTTGAAAAACGAAAGAAAGAATATCCTTTGGAGTGGCTTGGTAGAAGTCTTGCATACAATCCGTTTGTCCCGCGACCTGTAGAAGAGGTACTAAAAAGTACGCCAGACGATCCGTATAAGATCATTGCAGAAGTGAAAAAAGCCAGTCCCAGTAAAGGAGTAATACGAGAGGATTTCGATCCTGTCGCTATAGCCAAGGAGTATGAAAAGGGTGGGGCGAATGCGATTTCTGTGTTAACTGAACCACACTACTTTCAAGGACACATCGAATACCTTACACAGATTAGACGCTATGTACCCATGCCGCTTCTTCGAAAAGATTTCATCATCGACAAGTATCAGTTGGTGGAAGCGTTGGTATATGGAGCCGATTTTGTTTTGTTGATAGCAAAAGCGTTAAGTAGAAAAGAGCTTAAAGAGCTTCTTGAATATACCTGGCATCTTGGTATGGAGGCACTTGTCGAGATTCATGACAAAGCCGATTTGATCAAAGCGATTTTTGCAGGGGCCAATATCATAGGTATCAATCATAGGAATCTAGAAACATTTGAGATGGATATGAGTTTGAGTGAAAAGCTTATTCCTCTAATACCAAATGGGAAAATAATCGTTGCTGAAAGCGGCATTCATTCCCATGAACAGGTTGTGGAATTAAATAAGTTAGGAGTGGATGCATTCTTGATCGGTGAGCATTTCATGCGCCAAGATAACATTGCTGAAGTAGTCAAAAAGATCAAAGGCTTAGCCTAA
- the era gene encoding GTPase Era — protein sequence MSETRSGFVALVGRPNAGKSTLLNWLLGEKIAMVSHKAQATRKRLYAIVMHGNDQIVFIDTPGLHEKERLLNKFMLEEAIKAIGDCDLILFLAPVTDPITHYEKFLKLAKNRPHIVVLTKIDMVSNEKLLQKIAEYQKFQDQFLELVPVSVKKDIGKKDLLDTIVRYLPEHPYYYDPELLTTENIKDIYKELIREAIFENVSDEIPYESDVIIEKIEESPTLDKVYAMIIVEKPSQKGIIIGKQGSTLKRIGKDARKLMEAFSQKKIFLNLFVVVKKGWTKNKKDLETIGYRL from the coding sequence ATGTCCGAGACCAGATCTGGCTTCGTTGCCCTTGTTGGGCGACCAAACGCCGGAAAAAGCACACTTCTCAATTGGCTACTTGGCGAAAAAATCGCCATGGTAAGCCATAAAGCGCAAGCTACAAGAAAAAGGCTGTATGCCATTGTTATGCATGGAAATGATCAAATTGTTTTCATCGATACGCCAGGGCTTCATGAAAAAGAGAGGCTTCTCAATAAATTTATGCTTGAAGAGGCCATCAAGGCGATAGGAGATTGTGATCTTATCCTTTTTTTGGCTCCTGTTACTGATCCAATAACCCACTACGAAAAATTTTTAAAACTTGCAAAAAATAGACCCCATATAGTCGTTTTAACAAAAATTGATATGGTCAGTAATGAAAAATTGCTGCAAAAGATAGCCGAATATCAAAAATTTCAAGATCAATTTTTAGAACTTGTACCGGTTTCAGTAAAAAAAGATATCGGTAAAAAAGATCTTTTGGACACAATCGTGCGATATCTTCCAGAGCACCCTTACTATTACGATCCAGAACTCCTTACAACTGAAAATATCAAAGATATCTACAAAGAGCTCATCAGAGAAGCAATTTTTGAAAATGTAAGTGACGAGATTCCTTATGAAAGCGATGTGATTATTGAAAAAATCGAGGAGTCCCCTACTTTGGACAAAGTCTATGCTATGATCATAGTGGAAAAACCTTCGCAAAAAGGTATCATCATAGGCAAACAGGGGTCCACTTTAAAACGAATCGGAAAAGATGCAAGAAAGTTAATGGAAGCGTTCAGTCAAAAAAAGATTTTCCTCAATCTTTTTGTGGTTGTCAAAAAAGGATGGACAAAAAACAAAAAAGATCTTGAAACGATAGGATACAGATTGTAG
- a CDS encoding GatB/YqeY domain-containing protein: MELKEQLQNDLKEAMKSKDTFKRDTIRFLMSAIKQVEVDTRKELSDEDIIKIIQKSVKQREEAASQYKEGGREDLYEKEMKEADILKSYLPKQLSDEELETELKKIIEEVGASSMKDMGKIMGVATKKLAGRADGKRINQMVKKILG, translated from the coding sequence ATGGAACTAAAAGAACAGTTACAGAATGATTTGAAAGAGGCGATGAAAAGCAAAGATACATTCAAGCGAGATACTATTCGATTTTTAATGAGTGCCATTAAACAGGTAGAAGTGGATACCAGAAAAGAATTAAGCGACGAAGATATCATCAAAATAATCCAAAAAAGTGTGAAACAGCGTGAAGAAGCAGCTTCTCAATATAAAGAGGGAGGCCGTGAAGACCTTTATGAAAAAGAGATGAAAGAGGCTGATATCTTGAAAAGTTATCTTCCCAAGCAATTGAGCGACGAAGAACTAGAAACAGAACTCAAAAAGATCATCGAAGAAGTGGGTGCCTCATCAATGAAAGATATGGGGAAAATCATGGGAGTCGCCACAAAGAAACTTGCTGGGCGTGCTGATGGAAAACGGATAAACCAGATGGTCAAAAAAATCTTAGGCTAA
- a CDS encoding YkgJ family cysteine cluster protein, whose product MRSIVEKEGFAFRFDQNACTSCNGACCRGESGYIWVNSKEIAQISDFLGMKSEQFKKEYLIKVGYRYSLKELKINGEHFCIFFEEGKGCTIYPVRPMQCRTYPFWDRYKEKKNLQEVCQECKGILLHS is encoded by the coding sequence ATGCGATCTATTGTAGAAAAAGAAGGTTTTGCATTCCGTTTTGATCAAAATGCATGTACAAGTTGCAATGGAGCTTGCTGTAGGGGTGAAAGCGGATATATTTGGGTCAATTCGAAAGAGATAGCCCAAATAAGTGATTTTTTAGGAATGAAGAGTGAGCAGTTCAAAAAAGAGTATCTCATAAAAGTTGGCTATCGCTACTCTTTAAAAGAGCTAAAAATAAATGGTGAACATTTTTGTATCTTTTTCGAAGAGGGAAAAGGTTGTACTATATATCCGGTACGGCCTATGCAGTGTCGTACTTATCCTTTTTGGGATCGGTATAAAGAGAAAAAAAATTTACAAGAGGTTTGTCAAGAATGCAAAGGTATATTGTTACACTCTTAA
- a CDS encoding argininosuccinate synthase — protein sequence MTKKVNKVVLAYSGGLDTSVILKWLQETYNCEVVTFTADIGQGEEVEPAREKALKLGIKPENIFIEDLKEEFVRDYVFPMFRANAIYEGEYLLGTSIARPLIAKRQIEIARQVGADAVAHGATGKGNDQVRFEIAYLSLNPDITVIAPWREWDLNSREKLLKFAEEHRIPIEKHGKKSPYSMDANLLHISYEGGILEDPWAEPEEDMWRWTNSIENAPNEPEYITIDFEKGDPVAINGEPLSPAKLLEALNEYGKKHGIGRIDIVENRFVGMKSRGCYETPGGTILLKAHRAMESITLDREEAHEKDKLMPKYAELIYNGFWFSPEREMMQAAIDKTQENVSGTVRLKLYKGNVFVVGRKSPNSLFAPEFSTFEEDEVYNQKDAQGFIKLNALRFIIEGHVRRKK from the coding sequence ATGACAAAAAAAGTAAACAAAGTTGTTTTGGCATATAGCGGAGGTTTAGATACTTCCGTCATTTTAAAATGGCTGCAAGAGACATACAATTGTGAAGTCGTTACGTTTACTGCCGATATCGGTCAGGGTGAAGAGGTGGAACCAGCCAGGGAAAAAGCACTCAAGCTTGGGATAAAACCGGAAAATATCTTTATCGAAGATCTGAAAGAAGAGTTTGTTCGAGATTATGTTTTTCCAATGTTTCGCGCCAATGCCATCTATGAAGGAGAGTATCTTCTCGGTACTTCCATCGCTCGACCTCTCATTGCGAAAAGACAGATCGAAATCGCTCGACAAGTGGGTGCCGATGCAGTAGCACACGGTGCCACAGGAAAAGGAAACGATCAAGTACGGTTTGAAATCGCCTATCTCTCTTTAAATCCAGATATCACAGTAATAGCACCATGGAGAGAGTGGGATCTCAATTCTCGTGAAAAGCTTCTGAAATTTGCTGAAGAACATAGGATTCCTATCGAGAAACATGGCAAAAAGAGTCCTTACTCCATGGACGCCAACTTGCTCCATATCTCATATGAAGGTGGGATTTTGGAAGATCCGTGGGCAGAACCAGAAGAGGATATGTGGCGATGGACAAATTCCATCGAAAATGCTCCAAATGAACCAGAATATATCACCATCGATTTTGAAAAAGGCGATCCGGTCGCAATCAATGGCGAACCTTTGAGTCCGGCAAAACTTCTAGAGGCACTGAATGAATATGGGAAAAAGCATGGAATCGGCAGAATCGACATTGTAGAAAACCGATTTGTAGGAATGAAAAGCAGAGGATGCTATGAGACACCAGGCGGTACTATTTTGCTTAAAGCCCACAGAGCCATGGAGAGCATTACATTAGATAGAGAAGAGGCACATGAGAAAGACAAACTGATGCCAAAATACGCAGAACTCATCTATAACGGATTTTGGTTTAGCCCTGAGCGAGAAATGATGCAAGCAGCTATTGATAAAACGCAAGAAAATGTGAGTGGTACGGTACGACTGAAACTATATAAAGGGAATGTTTTTGTAGTTGGAAGAAAATCTCCAAACTCTTTATTCGCACCAGAATTCAGCACATTCGAAGAGGATGAAGTCTACAACCAAAAAGACGCTCAAGGTTTTATCAAATTGAATGCATTGCGGTTTATTATCGAAGGTCATGTAAGGAGAAAAAAATGA